One Brassica napus cultivar Da-Ae chromosome C2, Da-Ae, whole genome shotgun sequence DNA window includes the following coding sequences:
- the LOC111198145 gene encoding receptor-like protein 7, producing PGAHHPGRKKVDCCSWDGIRCDNKSVVVIGLDLGVNSLEGEINSSSSLFRLKNLRTLNLAYNDFNSSIISTQYTTFKELRVFNLSQSSFSGQVPTELVQLTKLVSLDLSSNTLSADKSFLNKLVRNLTNLRELNLRSVDISSEIPKNISNLSYLRSLNLDDCNLIGGFPTSVLSIPTIQSISLSGNQKLEGPLPEFNGNNSLAYLDLSLTSFSGNIPNSISNLKHLNVLRLHDSNFSGLIPSSLGNLSRLTNIHLSGNTFGGEIPFFWTFEPVDQLRC from the coding sequence CCTGGAGCACACCATCCTGGGAGAAAAAAAGTAGATTGCTGTTCCTGGGATGGTATCAGGTGTGATAACAAGTCGGTGGTAGTGATCGGGCTAGACCTTGGTGTGAATTCCCTTGAGGGAGAGATTAATTCGAGTAGCAGCCTTTTCAGGCTAAAGAATCTCCGCACCCTCAATCTTGCTTACAATGATTTCAACTCCTCTATCATCTCCACTCAGTACACTACATTCAAGGAGTTGAGAGTGTTCAACCTTTCTCAATCTTCTTTCTCGGGTCAAGTTCCAACCGAGCTGGTTCAACTAACCAAGTTGGTGTCTCTTGATCTTTCTTCTAATACTCTATCTGCTGACAAATCATTTCTTAACAAACTTGTCCGGAACTTGACAAACCTCAGAGAACTAAACCTACGTTCCGTTGACATTTCCTCAGAAATTCCTAAAAATATCTCAAACCTGTCCTATCTAAGATCACTCAACCTGGATGATTGCAACTTGATTGGTGGATTTCCAACTAGTGTTCTTTCCATTCCTACCATACAATCCATTTCCTTGAGTGGCAATCAAAAACTGGAAGGCCCTCTCCCAGAATTTAATGGAAACAACTCTCTTGCATATTTGGACCTTTCTCTTACATCCTTTTCGGGTAATATACCAAATTCTATCAGTAACCTCAAGCATCTGAATGTTTTGAGACTCCACGACTCCAATTTCAGTGGCTTGATTCCTTCTTCGCTTGGAAACCTTTCTCGTTTAACCAATATCCACCTCTCTGGTAACACTTTTGGTGGTGAAATCCCATTCTTTTGGACGTTTGAACCAGTTGACCAGCTTAGATGTTAA
- the LOC106382250 gene encoding receptor-like protein 6 yields MSFLLRSICFLFVLNILNTFASPTRHLCRPDEKNALLKFVSEFEIRNLDDDVFSSFSYPKTNSWSNKSDCCSWDGITCHAKSGEVVELDLSSSCFHGKLSSKSSLFKLQRLRVLNLAYNDLGSSEIPSQLGTLKELTLLNLSNTLSSGPIPTELLHLTKLVSLDLSSNSLSAQKSFLNNLSQNLTNLEELNLGLVDISSEIPPNISKLSSLKSLSLDECNLFGKLPSSLFMIPTMQSINLQGNQDMVGSLPEFNRNNSLVFLDLSWISLGNLPVSINNLKHLTTLKLGFCNLHGQISSSLGNLTNLSTLDLSSNFFNGHIPSSFGNLLHLTSLVLSSNRLSGQIPPSFANLNQLTTLSLVSNKLSGNFPLPLLNLTKLSELSLVNNHFTGTLPPNISALCNLETFEASENIFTGTLPSTLFNTPSLTYIDLKDNQLNAILEFGNISSPSKLERLSLGNNHFKGSLPISISSLVNLYSLDLSYYNTGMSVDFGFFLSQLKGLIDLDISYINTTNIVDLSTILLHLKSLSSLQLSGVHVSTAKMGLVSNLPTNLGTLHLSGCGITEFPKFLKNLQKMSHLDLSDNKIKGEVPHWLWNHLPMLSVLNLRNNSFTGLERYSNDSSRLELIVLDLSSNAFQGPLFDPPVSTEALVVSNNNFTGKIPESICEQRYLQTLDLSNNSFTGSIPQCLKNLNSYLSFLNLHHNQLNGSIPEIFTNATDLVSIDVSQNRLAGKLPRSLKSCTSLEVLNVRSNGIDDTFPFWLNTLPELKVIVLRNNNFKGPLHRHHPFGFPKLQIIDVSNNGFNGTLPSDYFSDWNMTRREDRSGVIYIRYNDYYHDSMVLMSKEVEMKLERILKLLTAIDLSGNELSGKIPDSIGLLKDLIVLNLSSNGFTGDIPSSFGNQSQLESLDLSNNKLSGSIPPSLGDLSSLSYIKVSNNQLHGPIPQSTQFQTQSASSFEGNLGLCGLPLSEKCGEQSQEPEAEEAEEEEGVLSWTAAAIALAPGVILGLTIGHILVTQKTHWFMRFLA; encoded by the coding sequence ATGAGCTTTCTTCTTCGTTCAATCTGTTTCCTCTTCGTTTTAAACATTCTTAACACGTTTGCTTCTCCTACACGGCACTTGTGCCGACCCGACGAAAAGAATGCCCTTTTGAAGTTCGTGAGTGAGTTTGAGATTCGGAATCTTGACGATGAtgttttttctagtttttcttATCCCAAGACGAACTCGTGGAGCAACAAGAGTGATTGTTGTTCATGGGACGGTATCACGTGCCATGCCAAGTCTGGTGAAGTGGTCGAGCTAGACCTAAGTTCCAGTTGCTTCCACGGCAAACTAAGTTCCAAAAGCAGTCTTTTTAAACTGCAAAGGCTCCGTGTCCTCAATCTTGCTTACAACGATCTCGGCTCTTCTGAGATACCTAGCCAGCTCGGTACACTCAAGGAGTTAACACTACTCAACCTCTCAAACACTTTGTCATCTGGTCCAATTCCAACAGAGCTTCTTCATCTAACCAAGTTGGTGTCTCTTGACCTCTCTTCTAACTCATTATCAGCTCAAAAGTCATTTCTTAACAATCTTTCCCAGAATTTGACAAACCTAGAGGAGCTTAACCTAGGTCTTGTAGACATTTCTTCAGAAATTCCTCCAAATATCTCAAAACTATCCTCTCTCAAATCACTCTCTCTTGATGAATGTAACTTGTTTGGTAAATTACCAAGCAGTCTTTTTATGATTCCTACTATGCAATCCATTAACTTGCAAGGCAATCAAGATATGGTAGGATCTCTTCCAGAGTTTAATAGAAATAACTCTCTTGTTTTCTTGGACCTCTCTTGGATATCCCTAGGTAACTTACCTGTCTCCATCAACAACCTTAAACACTTGACTACTTTGAAACTTGGGTTTTGCAATTTACATGGACAGATTTCATCTTCACTTGGAAACTTAACTAACCTATCCACTCTTGACCTTTCATCTAATTTTTTCAATGGTCATATCCCTTCTTCATTTGGAAATCTTCTCCATCTTACCTCTTTAGTCCTTTCTTCTAATAGACTTAGTGGCCAAATCCCACCTTCCTTTGCCAATCTTAATCAACTTACTACCTTAAGTCTTGTTTCCAATAAGCTTAGTGGTAACTTTCCTCTTCCATTACTCAATCTCACAAAGTTGTCAGAGTTATCACTAGTCAACAATCATTTCACAGGTACACTTCCTCCAAACATAAGTGCACTTTGCAACTTAGAGACCTTTGAAGCAAGTGAAAACATTTTCACTGGAACTCTTCCTTCTACTCTCTTCAACACCCCTTCTTTGACTTATATCGATTTGAAAGATAATCAACTCAATGCCATTCTTGAGTTTGGGAATATCTCTTCACCATCTAAGCTAGAAAGGTTATCACTTGGCAATAACCATTTCAAAGGGTCTCTCCCAATATCCATTTCAAGCTTAGTCAATCTTTACAGCCTTGACCTTTCTTATTACAACACGGGGATGTCAGTAGACTTTGGTTTCTTCTTATCACAACTCAAGGGTCTCAtagatctggacataagctatATAAACACCACAAATATAGTTGACTTGAGTACCATCCTCTTACATCTCAAGTCCCTATCTTCACTGCAGCTGTCAGGGGTACATGTCTCGACCGCGAAAATGGGTTTAGTTTCCAATCTACCAACGAACTTAGGCACCTTGCACTTGTCAGGCTGTGGTATCACAGAGTTTCCAAAATTCCTAAAGAACCTACAAAAGATGTCTCACTTGGATCTCTCAGACAACAAAATCAAAGGTGAGGTGCCACATTGGCTGTGGAATCATCTACCAATGCTATCAGTCCTGAATCTACGCAACAACTCTTTCACCGGTCTTGAAAGATACTCAAATGATTCATCTAGACTGGAGCTTATTGTTCTAGATTTGAGTTCAAACGCGTTCCAAGGACCATTGTTCGACCCACCAGTCTCAACAGAAGCATTAGTCGTCTCCAACAACAACTTCACAGGAAAGATCCCTGAATCCATATGTGAGCAGAGATATCTACAAACCCTTGATTTATCCAACAACAGCTTCACAGGCTCAATACCTCAATGTCTAAAGAATCTGAACAGTTATCTTTCATTTCTTAACCTCCACCATAATCAACTCAATGGAAGTATTCCAGAAATATTCACCAACGCCACTGACTTAGTATCCATTGACGTCAGCCAAAACAGGTTGGCTGGGAAGCTTCCAAGGTCACTGAAGAGCTGCACTAGCCTCGAAGTTCTCAACGTGAGAAGCAATGGAATCGACGACACGTTTCCTTTCTGGCTGAATACTTTGCCTGAGCTAAAAGTCATTGTCCTCCGCAACAACAACTTCAAAGGACCTTTACACCGTCATCATCCTTTCGGATTTCCCAAGCTGCAAATCATTGATGTATCCAACAATGGCTTCAACGGGACACTACCATCAGATTACTTTTCAGACTGGAACATGACTAGACGTGAAGATCGGTCGGGAGTTATTTACATCAGATATAATGATTATTACCATGATTCAATGGTCTTGATGAGTAAAGAAGTAGAGATGAAACTGGAACGGATATTGAAACTCTTAACAGCTATTGACTTGTCAGGAAATGAACTCAGTGGAAAGATCCCTGACTCCATTGGTCTGCTCAAGGATCTTATTGTGCTCAATCTATCAAGCAACGGTTTCACTGGTGACATACCTTCATCTTTTGGGAATCAGAGTCAGCTCGAGTCATTAGACTTATCGAATAACAAGCTTTCAGGGTCAATTCCACCTTCTCTCGGGGATCTCTCTAGTCTGTCTTACATCAAGGTTTCCAACAACCAGCTCCACGGTCCAATACCGCAAAGTACACAGTTTCAAACTCAGTCTGCTTCGTCTTTTGAAGGAAACCTTGGACTGTGTGGTCTTCCTCTCAGTGAAAAGTGCGGAGAGCAATCACAAGAGCCAGAAGCAGAGGAagcagaggaggaagaaggagtACTGAGCTGGACTGCAGCTGCCATAGCCTTAGCACCTGGAGTTATCCTCGGGTTGACAATTGGGCACATTTTGGTTACACAAAAGACTCACTGGTTCATGAGATTTCTTGCGTGA
- the LOC106378750 gene encoding receptor-like protein 35: MTTSLDILDIANNNLNGSAPECFWNLTAKSLSVLDIGDNHFTGSLPDIFKNATNLRSLNLGYNHFVGKLPRSLTSCSSLEVLNVEHNRFDDTFPFWLQSLNKLQVLILRSNEFHGLLQYQPQGPSWFPQLRIIDLSHNEFTGTLLDDFFIYLSAMSSKGDSPKFKYIGGNSYYRDSMVLMNKGVELEYTRIFTLLTAIDFSGNKLQGEIPESIGLLKDLIVLNLSSNGFNGNIPSSLGNLTQLESLDLSHNELSGQIPPALRDLTKLSFIKVSHNELVGPIPRSTQFQTQSASSFQGNRGLCLCGPPLNENCGDKEEPSQTEEKEEEDVISWIAAAIGLAPGFIFGMTIGHVVIISKPQWFMVRKKTRRIALGRFSSESPHQRNPR, translated from the exons ATGACGACCTCTCTAGATATCCTAGATATCGCCAACAACAACTTGAACGGATCAGCTCCGGAGTGTTTTTGGAATCTCACTGCCAAGTCTCTCTCAGTTTTAGACATTGGTGATAATCACTTCACTGGAAGCCTACCAGATATATTCAAGAATGCCACCAATCTGAGGTCACTCAATCTCGGTTACAACCATTTCGTGGGGAAACTTCCAAGATCTTTGACAAGCTGCTCTTCTCTAGAGGTCCTAAACGTGGAACACAATCGATTCGACGACACTTTCCCATTCTGGTTGCAGTCCCTAAACAAGCTACAAGTTCTGATCCTCAGGTCAAACGAGTTTCATGGGTTATTACAATATCAACCCCAAGGACCTTCCTGGTTTCCGCAGCTCCGAATCATTGACTTATCACACAATGAATTCACAGGGACCTTACTAGATGATTTCTTCATCTACTTGAGCGCAATGTCATCAAAGGGAGATAGTCCAAAATTTAAGTACATTGGGGGCAATTCATATTACCGCGACTCAATGGTTTTGATGAACAAGGGAGTGGAGCTGGAGTACACTAGGATCTTCACACTCTTAACAGCCATTGATTTCTCAGGAAACAAACTCCAAGGAGAGATCCCTGAATCCATCGGTCTTCTAAAAGATCTAATTGTGCTCAATCTCTCGAGCAACGGTTTTAACGGCAACATCCCTTCGTCTCTGGGGAATCTGACTCAGCTCGAGTCACTGGACTTGTCGCACAACGAGCTTTCGGGTCAAATCCCACCTGCGCTCAGGGACCTCACGAAACTGTCGTTCATCAAGGTTTCTCACAACGAGCTAGTAGGCCCGATACCGCGAAGCACACAGTTCCAGACGCAATCTGCTTCGTCTTTCCAAGGGAATCGCGGACTGTGTCTGTGTGGTCCTCCTCTCAACGAAAACTGCGGAGACAAGGAGGAGCCATCACAAACagaggagaaggaagaagaagacgtgATAAGCTGGATCGCAGCTGCTATAGGCTTAGCGCCTGGATTCATCTTCGGGATGACGATTGGGCACGTCGTGATTATAAGCAAGCCTCAGTGGTTCATGGTGAGGAAGAAAACGCGGCGGATCGCGTTAGGTCGGTTCTCTAGTGAG TCTCCACACCAAAGAAACCCTAGGTGA